One window from the genome of Candidatus Zixiibacteriota bacterium encodes:
- a CDS encoding asparagine synthetase B, with translation MRRILLLFVLLVPTIPTSASILIPMDSTQSDHLKAYGVVYKALENGQKADWLLNYRGGSFLLDQSAELANLCLVMGVRFEEATQGEVADIYRVIEVENMERVELEKAPRIAVYSPPRKEPWDDAVTLALTYAEIPYTVIWDAEVLAGALDDYDWLHCHHEDFTGQYGKFYGAFRNELWYQADVRENEELAHKLGYTKVSLMKRDVAKAVYDYVRRGGFFFSMCSAPETIDIALAAEGVDIVPREFDGDPPDPDAQARLDFGKDFAFENFQVSLDPMVYRRSNIDTYPDRLVRFPSPDNDFFYLFEFSAKLDPVPTMLVQDHVNTVNGFMGQVTGFRKSLLKKSVIVLGQPDNFDEVRYIHGNIGRGTFTFLSGHDPEDYQHMVNDPPTELSLHKNSPGYRLILNNILFPAAKKKERKT, from the coding sequence ATGCGTAGAATACTGCTTCTGTTTGTGTTGCTCGTACCGACCATCCCGACCTCCGCTTCTATTCTCATTCCCATGGATTCCACCCAGTCGGATCACCTGAAAGCCTATGGTGTCGTGTACAAAGCGCTGGAGAATGGACAGAAAGCGGACTGGCTGCTGAATTATCGGGGCGGGTCATTTCTCTTGGACCAGTCAGCGGAGCTCGCGAATCTCTGCCTCGTCATGGGGGTTCGCTTTGAGGAAGCCACGCAGGGGGAGGTAGCGGACATATATCGCGTCATCGAAGTCGAGAACATGGAGCGGGTAGAGCTTGAGAAGGCCCCGCGGATTGCCGTATATTCGCCACCTCGTAAAGAGCCTTGGGATGATGCCGTCACCCTGGCGCTCACCTATGCCGAGATTCCGTACACAGTAATTTGGGATGCCGAAGTGCTGGCCGGCGCGCTCGACGACTATGACTGGCTCCATTGCCACCACGAAGATTTCACCGGCCAATACGGTAAATTTTACGGTGCGTTCCGAAACGAGCTCTGGTACCAGGCAGATGTCCGCGAAAACGAGGAGCTGGCCCACAAACTGGGGTACACGAAAGTTTCCCTAATGAAGCGCGATGTCGCCAAAGCGGTCTACGACTACGTCCGCCGAGGCGGTTTTTTCTTCTCTATGTGTTCGGCACCGGAAACCATCGACATCGCTCTGGCCGCCGAGGGGGTTGATATCGTGCCGCGCGAATTCGACGGTGACCCGCCCGACCCGGATGCCCAGGCACGGTTGGATTTTGGCAAGGACTTCGCATTCGAGAATTTCCAGGTTTCGCTCGACCCCATGGTCTACCGGCGCTCCAATATCGACACCTATCCCGACCGCCTGGTTCGATTCCCCTCGCCCGATAACGACTTCTTTTATCTATTCGAATTTTCTGCCAAACTAGACCCGGTCCCCACGATGTTGGTCCAGGACCATGTGAATACCGTCAACGGATTCATGGGGCAGGTGACCGGATTTCGGAAATCGCTTCTGAAGAAATCAGTGATTGTGCTTGGTCAACCTGACAATTTTGATGAGGTACGTTATATCCACGGCAATATCGGCCGGGGGACTTTCACCTTCCTGTCCGGCCACGATCCGGAAGACTACCAGCACATGGTGAACGACCCCCCCACCGAACTCTCCCTTCACAAGAACTCTCCCGGATACCGCCTTATTCTGAACAACATCCTCTTCCCGGCTGCCAAGAAGAAGGAACGGAAGACCTGA